One Pseudoalteromonas sp. UG3-2 DNA window includes the following coding sequences:
- the rlmM gene encoding 23S rRNA (cytidine(2498)-2'-O)-methyltransferase RlmM, producing MSSIVIYCRSGFESDAAAEINHYAAQHGVGGYVKAKPNTAFITFECFNADDAEALTKKIDFKKLVFARQWFVGQLLTDMPVADRVSVIKEAVTDFPLCGELRVETPDTNQGKELSKFCKKFSTPLAKSLEKHNKLTRAIKTAKPVLHVLFLANNTAYVGYSFSDNNSPFFMGIPRLRMPADAPSRSTLKLDEAFHVFVSKEQQELRVRPGMRAVDLGACPGGWTYQLVRRGMFVAAIDNGPMNDDLMESGQVKHFTEDGFKYRPEKRNIDWLVCDMVEKPSRVANLMIDWIVNAYTKELIFNLKLPMKKRFDSVYECLTLTHEELQKYGVDYEIQAKHLYHDREEVTVHINVLKVPQSLYS from the coding sequence ATGTCGAGTATCGTGATTTATTGTCGCAGTGGCTTTGAAAGTGACGCCGCTGCAGAAATTAACCATTACGCCGCCCAACATGGTGTCGGTGGTTACGTAAAAGCAAAGCCCAACACGGCTTTTATTACTTTTGAATGCTTTAATGCCGACGACGCTGAAGCATTAACAAAGAAAATAGACTTCAAAAAGCTGGTGTTTGCTAGACAGTGGTTTGTTGGCCAGCTGCTTACTGATATGCCGGTGGCGGATCGCGTTAGTGTGATTAAAGAGGCAGTAACAGACTTTCCTCTGTGTGGCGAGTTACGGGTTGAAACGCCCGATACCAACCAAGGCAAAGAGCTGTCTAAGTTCTGTAAAAAGTTTTCTACACCATTGGCAAAGTCTCTGGAAAAACACAATAAGCTTACGCGCGCAATTAAAACCGCTAAGCCGGTACTGCACGTGCTCTTTTTAGCTAATAATACCGCCTACGTTGGCTATTCGTTTAGCGATAATAACTCACCATTTTTTATGGGGATCCCACGCTTAAGAATGCCCGCCGATGCCCCAAGCCGCTCAACACTCAAGTTAGACGAAGCATTCCATGTGTTTGTTAGTAAAGAGCAACAAGAGCTACGTGTGCGCCCAGGTATGCGTGCTGTCGATTTAGGGGCTTGCCCAGGCGGCTGGACTTATCAGTTGGTACGCCGTGGTATGTTTGTCGCTGCCATCGATAATGGCCCCATGAATGATGACTTGATGGAAAGCGGTCAGGTTAAACACTTTACCGAAGATGGCTTCAAATACCGCCCCGAGAAACGCAACATTGATTGGTTAGTGTGTGACATGGTGGAAAAACCAAGCCGAGTGGCCAACTTAATGATCGATTGGATTGTTAATGCTTACACCAAAGAGCTTATTTTTAACCTCAAACTGCCGATGAAAAAGCGTTTTGACAGCGTCTATGAGTGCCTGACGTTAACCCATGAAGAGTTGCAGAAGTATGGCGTAGATTATGAAATTCAAGCCAAGCACCTCTACCATGACCGTGAGGAAGTAACGGTACACATTAACGTACTAAAGGTACCGCAAAGCCTTTATAGTTAA
- a CDS encoding alpha/beta family hydrolase produces MSTVSIEWHKCTNPIAQFIFAHGAGAGSDSDFMQDMAKKLAACDIQVGLFDFEYMQQAKREGKKRPPERAPKLLAYYDAVLAQADPKLPLFIGGKSMGGRMASMLACDTSSPVAGVLAFGYPFHPPGKPDKLRTEHFAQLPCPFLILQGERDTFGNRTEVEAMTLPTTLNIKWLKDGDHSLKPRKVSGVSEDESRANAATMAASFIKEQVHG; encoded by the coding sequence ATGAGCACAGTAAGTATTGAATGGCACAAGTGCACTAATCCCATCGCCCAGTTTATTTTTGCCCATGGTGCTGGCGCAGGCAGTGACAGTGATTTTATGCAAGACATGGCAAAAAAGCTGGCAGCTTGCGATATTCAGGTGGGACTGTTCGACTTTGAATATATGCAACAAGCGAAGCGCGAAGGCAAAAAGCGCCCACCTGAACGGGCACCTAAGTTGTTAGCCTATTATGATGCCGTGCTAGCGCAAGCCGACCCTAAGCTGCCTTTGTTTATTGGTGGTAAGTCGATGGGTGGGCGTATGGCTTCTATGCTAGCTTGTGACACCTCGTCACCCGTGGCCGGTGTGCTGGCCTTTGGCTACCCATTTCACCCTCCTGGAAAGCCAGATAAGCTGAGAACTGAACATTTTGCGCAATTACCTTGTCCTTTTCTTATTCTTCAAGGAGAACGAGACACTTTTGGTAACCGCACCGAAGTTGAAGCCATGACACTGCCGACAACGCTTAATATCAAGTGGCTTAAAGATGGTGACCACTCACTCAAACCACGTAAAGTCAGCGGCGTTAGCGAGGATGAGAGCCGAGCCAATGCAGCGACCATGGCGGCCAGCTTTATTAAGGAGCAAGTGCATGGCTAA
- a CDS encoding DUF423 domain-containing protein has protein sequence MAKLYLILGSLLCLLSVVLGAFAAHGLKGRLSEYGQAIFNTAAHYQMTHGVAIIVVALLLKWGVKVQLAGSFFFAGVMLFSGSLYLLALTSWKWLGPVTPIGGVCFIVGWVILIVQIYKSSF, from the coding sequence ATGGCTAAGCTCTATCTTATTCTTGGTAGCCTACTGTGTTTGCTATCTGTGGTGCTAGGAGCATTTGCAGCACACGGCCTAAAAGGTCGTTTAAGTGAGTATGGCCAAGCAATATTCAATACCGCGGCGCACTATCAAATGACTCACGGCGTAGCCATTATTGTGGTCGCTCTGTTGCTAAAATGGGGTGTCAAAGTGCAATTGGCCGGGAGCTTTTTCTTTGCTGGGGTGATGCTTTTTAGTGGCAGCCTGTATTTACTCGCACTCACTTCATGGAAGTGGCTTGGCCCTGTAACGCCGATTGGCGGAGTCTGTTTTATTGTCGGCTGGGTGATCCTCATTGTGCAAATCTATAAATCCTCATTCTAA
- a CDS encoding transcriptional regulator GcvA → MSRRLPPLNALKAFEAAARHLSFTKAAEELYVTQAAVSHQIKTLEEHLGLKLFLRKNRSLLLTEEGQGYFLDIKDIFSQLVDATEKLLARGAKGSLTVSLTPSFAIQWLVPRLSKFNELHPEIDVRIKAQDYDDNSLTDDVDVAIYYGRGNWNGVQKHKLHTEYLVPLCSPFLLTGPKPLNQPSDLAQHTLLHDTTRRAWKAWMKTAGVRNVAVNTGPIFSHYSMVLQAAIHGQGVALGNSVLAKPDIDAGRLVIPFSHHLESKNAYYLVFREAQAELGKIVSFKDWMLDMVEQEQELNSL, encoded by the coding sequence ATGTCACGAAGACTACCACCATTAAATGCATTAAAAGCCTTTGAGGCAGCAGCACGACATTTGAGCTTTACCAAAGCAGCAGAAGAGTTGTATGTTACTCAGGCCGCGGTGAGTCATCAAATAAAAACCCTCGAAGAGCACTTGGGTCTAAAGCTTTTTTTACGTAAAAACCGCTCCTTGCTTCTAACCGAAGAAGGCCAGGGTTACTTTTTAGATATTAAAGACATCTTCTCGCAGTTAGTGGATGCCACTGAAAAGTTGTTAGCGCGAGGCGCGAAAGGGTCATTAACGGTAAGTCTCACACCAAGCTTCGCAATTCAATGGTTAGTGCCTAGGCTCAGTAAATTTAACGAGCTTCACCCAGAAATAGATGTCCGAATTAAAGCACAAGACTACGATGATAACTCGCTGACTGACGACGTTGATGTTGCCATTTATTATGGCCGTGGTAACTGGAATGGGGTGCAAAAACATAAGCTACATACCGAGTATCTGGTGCCTTTATGTAGTCCATTTTTGCTGACCGGTCCGAAACCGCTTAACCAACCAAGCGACCTAGCTCAGCACACGTTATTGCACGATACCACTCGGCGTGCTTGGAAAGCTTGGATGAAAACGGCGGGGGTGCGCAACGTTGCGGTCAATACCGGGCCTATATTCAGCCACTATTCGATGGTGTTACAAGCGGCCATTCATGGTCAAGGTGTGGCCTTGGGTAATAGTGTGTTAGCCAAGCCCGATATTGATGCTGGGCGCTTAGTGATCCCATTTAGTCATCATTTAGAAAGTAAAAATGCCTATTACTTGGTGTTTCGAGAAGCGCAAGCTGAGTTAGGTAAAATTGTGTCCTTTAAAGATTGGATGCTCGATATGGTAGAACAGGAACAAGAGTTAAATAGTTTATGA
- the kdsA gene encoding 3-deoxy-8-phosphooctulonate synthase: protein MNTDIITIAGREVANDKPFVLFGGMNVLESRDLAMSIAEHYVTITEKLNIPYVFKASFDKANRSSINSYRGPGMDEGLKIFEEIKRTFNVPVITDVHEPFQAEPVAEVADVIQLPAFLARQTDLVVAMAKTGAVINVKKPQFLAPHEMRHIIKKINEAGNDKVILCERGSSFGYNNLVVDMLGMDDMKQMAPVIFDATHALQRPGGRSDSADGRRAQAAELARSGMALGLAGLFIEAHPNPNEAKCDGPCALPLAKLESYLQQMKAVDELIKSFAPLDTSAADL, encoded by the coding sequence ATGAACACAGATATTATTACTATTGCAGGCCGTGAAGTGGCAAATGACAAGCCATTTGTGCTTTTCGGCGGCATGAACGTACTGGAGTCCCGTGATCTGGCGATGAGCATTGCCGAGCACTATGTGACCATTACGGAAAAACTCAATATACCTTATGTATTTAAGGCTTCATTCGACAAAGCCAATCGCTCATCGATCAACTCCTACCGTGGCCCAGGCATGGATGAGGGGTTAAAGATTTTTGAAGAAATTAAGCGCACTTTTAACGTGCCGGTGATCACCGATGTGCACGAACCTTTCCAAGCTGAGCCTGTGGCTGAGGTGGCTGATGTTATCCAGCTACCGGCATTTCTGGCACGACAAACGGATTTAGTCGTGGCCATGGCTAAAACGGGTGCGGTGATCAATGTTAAGAAGCCGCAATTTTTAGCCCCTCACGAAATGCGCCACATCATTAAAAAGATCAATGAAGCAGGCAACGATAAGGTGATTTTATGCGAGCGTGGCAGTAGCTTTGGTTACAACAACCTAGTGGTAGATATGCTGGGTATGGACGATATGAAGCAGATGGCCCCGGTGATTTTTGACGCCACTCATGCCTTGCAGCGCCCTGGTGGTCGCAGTGACTCGGCCGATGGTCGCCGTGCTCAAGCCGCAGAGTTGGCTCGCAGTGGTATGGCATTAGGGTTAGCTGGACTGTTTATAGAAGCACACCCAAATCCCAACGAAGCCAAATGCGATGGCCCATGTGCCTTACCATTAGCGAAACTAGAAAGTTACTTGCAGCAGATGAAAGCGGTCGATGAGCTGATAAAAAGTTTTGCACCGCTAGACACCAGCGCCGCGGACTTATAA
- a CDS encoding DUF819 family protein — protein MEQSAALVTNNAVIMGLLAVILGFVFYTSNLKTGFWAKFYKYVPALLMCYFLPSLLNTFGIVDGNNNDVYSVAKYFLLPACLVLLTLSIDLKSIAGLGKKAVIMFLTGTVGVVLGGPIALLLTATFMPELIGVAGPEAVWRGMAALAGSWIGGGANMVAMKEIYGAGGEIFTIMVTVDIVVANLWMACLLYMAARNKEIDAKTGADTSSIKRLIDRVQAFEAEHARKPELKDLMILVGFAFGATGLAHFAADLLVPFFSANYPELKKFSLHSKLFWIIVLVTTIGLALSFTKARQYEAVGASKIGSSFLYILVATIGLHMDITKIVEAPKYVIIGLIWMAVHVSLLFIMAKLIKAPVFYVAVGSKANIGGAASAPVVASAFHPALAPVGVLLAVLGYALGTYMAWFCGQLLRVIGS, from the coding sequence ATGGAGCAAAGTGCTGCGCTCGTTACCAATAATGCGGTAATCATGGGCCTGTTGGCCGTTATTTTGGGGTTTGTTTTTTATACCTCTAATTTGAAAACAGGGTTTTGGGCGAAATTTTACAAATACGTTCCAGCCTTGTTGATGTGTTATTTCCTACCATCCTTACTCAATACCTTCGGCATTGTTGATGGTAATAATAATGACGTATACAGCGTCGCTAAATATTTCTTACTGCCAGCATGTTTAGTCTTGCTGACCTTGAGTATCGACTTAAAATCCATCGCTGGTTTGGGTAAAAAAGCCGTGATCATGTTCCTTACTGGCACTGTTGGCGTGGTGCTCGGCGGACCCATTGCCCTGTTACTTACCGCTACCTTTATGCCGGAGCTAATTGGTGTCGCTGGACCTGAAGCCGTATGGCGAGGTATGGCAGCATTGGCTGGAAGCTGGATTGGCGGCGGCGCTAACATGGTGGCGATGAAGGAAATTTATGGTGCCGGTGGCGAGATATTTACCATTATGGTCACCGTCGATATTGTGGTCGCGAACTTGTGGATGGCTTGCCTATTGTACATGGCTGCGCGAAATAAAGAGATTGACGCCAAAACGGGCGCCGACACTTCGTCGATTAAGCGCCTAATCGACAGAGTTCAAGCATTTGAAGCCGAACATGCTCGAAAACCTGAGTTAAAAGACCTAATGATACTGGTTGGGTTTGCGTTTGGCGCAACGGGCTTGGCACACTTTGCGGCGGATTTGTTAGTGCCCTTCTTTAGTGCCAACTACCCTGAGCTGAAAAAGTTTTCTCTGCACAGTAAATTATTTTGGATTATCGTGTTAGTCACCACCATAGGCCTGGCCTTGTCTTTTACCAAGGCTCGCCAATACGAAGCCGTGGGCGCTTCTAAAATTGGTTCTAGCTTCTTGTATATCCTGGTTGCCACCATAGGTCTACACATGGACATTACCAAGATAGTCGAAGCGCCTAAATACGTCATTATTGGACTTATTTGGATGGCCGTACACGTTAGTCTGTTATTTATTATGGCAAAACTCATCAAAGCACCTGTTTTCTATGTGGCGGTAGGCAGTAAAGCCAATATTGGTGGCGCAGCCTCTGCACCTGTGGTGGCTTCCGCTTTTCACCCCGCGCTGGCACCTGTCGGCGTGCTGTTGGCCGTTTTAGGTTATGCGTTGGGGACTTATATGGCATGGTTCTGCGGACAATTACTCCGTGTGATCGGCAGTTAA
- a CDS encoding tetratricopeptide repeat protein — MNDIWLDEKDVSLDDNTDAFSYPPLLRCIKAEQYWDAQADTNKTLCQLAELEFAVDEIYHANRDRHERLDKILDTFYTDWLFSGSSQDVSEHKLNSVCYALAMRSGTNTALGLILVHLLERAKLDASLALNQGDIAVHVAFSDDEGYLIEPSSGHQSWYLIPENETKEESKEAEPLELIFNEESLKLYLSQQKWAFIAAEKFGHALSCVEQLMDILGDDPYERRDRGYLLNQLNCPKMAKDDLQFFVDECPDDPTIEMIQHQIKELADHNNILH, encoded by the coding sequence ATGAATGATATCTGGTTAGATGAGAAAGACGTATCTCTCGATGACAATACAGATGCATTTTCCTATCCGCCTTTATTGAGATGCATAAAGGCAGAGCAATATTGGGATGCCCAAGCCGACACCAACAAAACCTTGTGTCAGCTTGCAGAGCTCGAGTTTGCGGTGGACGAGATTTATCACGCAAACCGTGATCGCCACGAGCGTTTAGATAAAATTCTAGACACGTTTTATACCGACTGGCTGTTCAGTGGCAGTAGCCAAGATGTCTCTGAGCACAAGCTCAATAGCGTGTGTTATGCCCTAGCAATGCGCAGCGGCACCAACACAGCGTTAGGGTTAATCTTGGTGCACTTACTTGAGCGCGCTAAACTCGATGCCAGTTTGGCGTTAAACCAAGGTGACATTGCTGTGCACGTTGCTTTTAGTGATGACGAAGGCTACTTAATTGAGCCAAGCTCAGGTCACCAAAGCTGGTACTTGATACCGGAAAATGAAACTAAAGAAGAAAGCAAAGAGGCCGAGCCGCTGGAGCTTATTTTCAATGAAGAGTCATTAAAACTGTATTTATCACAACAAAAGTGGGCCTTTATTGCGGCAGAAAAGTTTGGTCATGCACTCAGTTGTGTAGAACAGTTAATGGATATCCTAGGTGATGATCCCTACGAACGTCGCGACAGAGGGTATCTGCTAAATCAATTAAACTGCCCAAAAATGGCAAAAGACGATTTGCAGTTTTTTGTGGATGAATGTCCAGACGATCCCACCATTGAAATGATCCAGCATCAGATCAAAGAACTGGCTGACCATAACAACATATTACACTGA